GAAATCATCACAAATTTTGAGAAATATCTCATATGTGATGATGACCTGGCACAAAAGGGAATTCAAGAGCATACGGAAATATACAATGCAATAGTAGCACAAAACCCAAAATTGGCAAAAGAAAAAATGAAAGCTCATTTTAAAATATTATATCAGTACTGTTATAATATTTAATCAAGTAAAAGCATGCGTGATTCAAGTAGTTCCTTAGTAAGATTTTCTACCGTATAAACAGCGTTAGTATTGAGAATAACTTTAAGTATGTGTTACCTGGTTCTTTTATGAATTAAATAAACAGAAATTTAAAAAAACTTACATAAGTACTTAGGAAGTACCACAAAATTAATATAATGAAAATAAAAGGACTCAGATGGTGGATTATCGGGCTAGTTTGTCTTGCGACGATTATTAATTATATAGATAGGGCCGCATTGGGAATCATGTGGCCGGAAATGAGTAAAGATCTTGGGTTAACTAAAGAAGCCTATGCTTGGATTATCAATATTTTTACAATCACATACGCTGCCGGTAAATTTATTTCAGGAAAAGTATACGATAAAGTAGGAACAAAAATAGGTTTTGTCTTATCAATTTTCTTCTGGTCTCTAGCGTCTATATTACACTTCTTTGCAAAAGGAGCTGCGTCATTAGGTATTTTTAGAGGTTTATTAGGTGTTGCAGAAGCGGGGAATTGGCCGGGAGCAGTAAAAAACAACGCAGAATGGTTTCCAATTAAAGAGCGCGGTTTAGCACAAGGAATATTTAATGCAGGTGCTGCAATTGGTTCTATCATAGCTGCACCAACAATTTCAGAATTATTTGGTGTTTACGGATGGAAAGTGACTTTTATAATTATTGGCGTACTTGGTTTTTTGTGGATTATTCCATGGTTGATTATAAATAAAAAACAACCAAAAGATCACCCTTGGATTACTGACGAAGAAAAACGGCATATTATTTCGGGAAGGCTGGAAGGCAGGCAGAATGATGATAGTAAAAGCCTGAGTGTATTAGAAATACTATCAAAAAAAGAATCGTGGGGAGTTATTACTGCACGCTTCTTTATTGAACCTATTTGGTGGTTATTTGTTTTTTGGATGCCTATTTATTTATCAGATCAATTTGGGTTCAATGTAAAAGAGATCGGATACTATGCTTGGTTTCCTTATGTAGGTGCTATGCTTGGGAGTTTAGCCGGTGGTTGGTATGTTAAAAAATTAATGAATTCAAGCAGCCTTGATAAATCAAGGAAAAAGGTTATTTCTATAGGAGCACTTATTATTGTGATATCAATTTTAGGAGCAATATTCTTGGCAGATACACCGGAAAAATTTGTGTCTTTTGTATTTGTTGTACTTTTTGGATTCCAATTCTCTATTAGTAATATCCAAACAATACCCAGCGATTTGTTAAATGGAAAATCTGTAGGAACTTTAGCTGGATTAGGAGGTAGTATTGGAGCAGTTTCAGTTATTATCATGAACTGGCTAATACCAAAAATAACAGTAGATTCGTATACGCCAGCATTTATTATTCTCGCTGTTTTAGCTCCCTTATCAGTCATGTCAATTTATGTGTTGATCAAAGAAATTAGACCGATAGAAAATAACAACAATTAACTAAACAAATAAAACTTAAAATAATAATGAGCAAATCAGAAGGTAAAATAGCTATCGTTACAGGAGCTACAAGCGGTATTGGTTTTGAAGTAGCAAAGAGATTAGGAAAAGATGGATGTATTGCCATCTTAAATGGTATCGATCATGAAGCAGGAGCTGAGAAAGTAGCAGCACTTACTGCCGAAGGAATCACCGCAGAATATTACGGGTTTGATGTTACAGACGAAGAAGCAGTTACCGAAAACATTAGCAAAATCGGTGAAAAATATGGTAAAATCGATACTCTTGTAAACAATGCCGGAGGATTGGGGGGAAGATCCAGATTCGAAGATATGACGACTGAATTTTATAGATCAGTAATGGCTTTGAACCTTGATTCAACATTTTTTGCCTCAAGAGCAGCCATACCTTTCCTTAAAAAAGGAACGAATCCTTCAATAATTAACTACACTTCAAATGCCGGCTGGAATGCCGGTGGGCCGGGAGCTGGTATTTATGGAACATCTAAGGCCGGAGTTCATGCAATAACAAGAGCGTTAGCAAAAGACCTTGCAGAATATGGAATTAGGGTCAACGCTGTATCTCCCGGTACAATTGATACTCCTTTCCATACTCAAATTAAAACAACCAAACCTGAAGTATTTGCTTCCTGGAAAAACAATATTATGTTAGGAAGGTTGGGACAACCTGAAGAAGTAGCATCTGTAGTTTCATTCTTAGCAAGTGAAGATGCGGCTTTCATTACTGCGGAAACTATTCAAATAGGCGGCGGGCAAGCGCTAGGGATATAAAACAAAGAAATTTATTAAAAAATAAAATAATAGTTTAAACATTTAACCGAATAGTGTTAAATGATAAATTAAAACAATATTAAAAATGAAAAAGGTAGTTACTTTTGGAGAAATAATGCTGCGTCTGGCACCACCGGGGTTTTTACGATTTTCTCAGACAAATAATTTTGATGTTGTTTACGGCGGAGGAGAATCTAATGTAGCAGTATCGTTAGCAAATTATGGGGTTCCTGTAGATTTTGTTACCCGCTTACCAAACAATGATATCGGTCAGTGTGCCATGATGGAAATGCGCAAAAGAGGTGTGGGTGTTGATAAGATCATTTACGGAGGAGATCGTCTGGGGATTTATTTTTTAGAGACCGGTGCTGTGAGTAGAGGAAGTAAAGTGGTCTATGATAGGGCACATTCTGCCATGTCAGAGGTCAAAGCCGGAATGGTAGATTGGGAAGAAGTTTTTACAAATGTAAGATGGTTTCATTGGACAGGAATTACTCCTGCTATTTCTCAAGGGGCTGCTGATGTTTGTTTGGAAGCTGTAAAAGTAGCAAGTAAGTTAGGTGTTACCATATCAACAGATCTGAACTATCGCGCTAAACTGTGGAAATATGGAGGTGATCGCGAAGCGATTATGACAGAATTGACTTCTTACTGTGATATCATTTTGGGGAATGAAGAAGACACTGAAAAACATTTTGGGATTCATCCCGAAGGGCTTGATGTACATAAACACGGACACAATGTAAAAGCAGAAGCGTTCTTATCGGTATGCAAGCAGATGATGAAAAAATTTCCAAGAGCCAAAAAAGTAATTACCACATTAAGAGGCTCTATCTCAGCGTCTCATAACACTTGGGCAGGAGTAATGTATGACGGAACCACCATGTACGAATCACCGCAATATCAAATTACAGATATTGTTGATCGTGTAGGGGGAGGAGATTCTTTTATGGGAGGATTGATTTATGGATTGTTAAAATACCCGGATAACGATCAAAACGCATTGAACTTTGCCGTAGCAGCGTCATGCCTGAAACACACAATCAAAGGAGATGCAAATCTTGTTACCGTGGCTGAAGTAGAAAAACTAATGGACGGAGATGCCTCCGGAAGAGTTGCACGATAAAGAAAGATACTATGGCAAAATTTTCGAGAATAACAGTCGCTATGGTTATGGAAAAAACAGGGTTCGTTCCGTTGTTCTATAATGATGATATTGAGATCAGTAAGAAAGTTGTAAAAGTTTGTTATGATGGAGGAGCTCGCTTGTTAGAGTTTACAAACAGAGGTGATTTTGCTCACGAAATTTTTTCCGAACTCAATAAGTATGCCCTCAAAGAATTACCCGGAATGATACTTGGAGCGGGTTCTGTTACTGATGCGGGAACTGCATCTTTGTATATGCAGCTAGGGGCCAATTTTATTGTAACCCCAGTTTTACGAGAAGACATAGCTTTAGTTTGCAATAGAAAAAAAGTTTTATGGTCACCGGGTTGTGGTTCCTTAACTGAAATTGCGAAGGCAGAAGAATTAGGTTGTGAAATTGTGAAATTATTTCCGGGAGGAATATACGGACCTGATTTTGTAAAGGCTATAAAAGGGCCTTGTCAATGGACCAGTATTATGCCAACAGGAGGAGTTTCACCTACACGAGAAAACTTAGAAGCTTGGTTTAAAGCTGGTGTAACTTGTGTTGGTATGGGTTCAAAACTCATGGTTAAAAAAGAAGATGAAACCTATGACTATGATAAAATTCAAACACTTACCAAAAACTCATTAGCAATTATTGCTGAGTTGAAAAGTAAAAACTGAGTCATGCTGTCTTCAATAACCATCAAAGAAATCTCTTCTATTTCAGGATACTCTGTTTCTACCGTTTCTAAAGCATTGAATGATGGGTATGAAGTTAAAGAAAAGCATATTCAAATATGGATTAGATTATATCGCTTCTGTGCTATTAAACCCTGTAAATCAAAACAATATGAACTTGACTAAATTTTTGTCATGTACTTAGGTGATTTTTATAAAAAATAATGCGAAAGTTACTGTTAAGAAATTAATTATTGATTAAACCAATAGTTTCTCTTTTATTATTTTTCTTTAGTAATGGGGATTTTTTACTTGGAATAAAATTCTTTTTATCTTCCCATTTTGCACTTTTATATATTATATCCTTTTGAACAGCATTCTGAGTTGTTTTTACAGAACCACTGGAACTAACAAGGCAATTTTCAATAAGATTATTCGCTCCTTTTAAGCTTACCGGATGCTTTAAATTGTAGCTATTTATAAATACAGAATTCTTAATAATAACCTCCGGAATTCCTTTCGTTTTCAGAACGATTCCTTTCTCATAGTTTCCAACTTTATTAAAAATACAATTGCTTACTTCCAGTTTTCCACCTTGAATTGCCAACGTTGGGTCAGCTTTAAAATAATTGACAGCAAATTGTTCAAGATTACTAAATACACTATTATGAATTTTTATATACTCGGCACTATATTTTCCAAAGGCTTTTTCAAAAGAAAGATTGAACCCCCTATAACTATCTACAAACTTAGAATTTGTAATTACAATACTATCGGCTTTGGTACCAATGTATGCTTTGAATATACTTCCCCCTTTTTTGTTATTGAAGTTCTTAAATGTAGAATTTCTAATATAAAGATTGTACTTCTCCGCATTATTTTTATCTGGCGATACAACAGCATATTTTACTTTGGTATCGTTATCTCCATCAAGAATCAAATTATCTAAAATAAGAGTGCTTTTAGGTTGAACTCTAAAAAAGTAATTAAGAGGTTTGGACAACTTATTATTTGCTTTGATTAGGGTTTCTCCACTTCCGATAATGGTAACCTTATCATTGATCTTTAGAGTTTTATCTGAGAAGTAGATGCCATTTTTTAATTGTAAAATATCACCATTATTTGTTTTTTTTAAAGCCTTTCCAAGTGTTTCTTGCCCGGGCTCAACAATAATAACTTTCTTTTTAACAGTGATTTTTGGAGCAACAATTACAGGCTTCCAATTAGGGCCGGTTTTTGTTAATAAGGCTTCAGGATACTGCCCATTATTTAGGTTAAAAGCGCCAACAACAATTTCTTTTCGAGGCGAGTTTACAATATCTTTTTTTGGGGTTTGTTCATTTTTAAAAGTAGATGTTAATCCTGTATTTTTACTTGTAGGCATAGGAAGTGAACGAAGCAATTTCCAATCGACACTGAGTTTTTGAAAATAGTTTGCATTAACAGACGATTCCGAGTCAACAATATTGTTGTGAAAAGAGATGCCGCTAATATCATCATGCGAATTAAAAATTTTCCCTTTAGTTGTATTAGTAATTAGGTTGTTGGCAAAAATGGTATTGATCGGAGGCAAGCTTTTTTCCGAATCTTTTCCTGCGGCAAATTCAATCGGTCCACAGTTAATGATTGTATTGTGTTGAATGTTAACGTTCTTCACCTGATGATATCTGTTTAAAGGAGAATTGGGAACCCCATTCATTACTACTATGGGGCCTCTATACCCATCACCTTTCAATCCAACAAGCAGATTGTTTCTTACCACGTGTCCCTCGTTAATAATTCTAATTCCTCCGGTTTTAGAGACATTATTTCCCAAGAAAACGTTGCCCTCTACCAATGCATTATTACCATGTCTTAGTGTTAGAGTTCCTTTACTTGCAAAAAATAAATTATTCCTGTAAATATTATCTCCGGATTTATTAGAGATAATTTCTATTTCCCCATTGCAGTTCTTAAACATATTGTTTTCTACAATTGTCTTTGATGATTTCATAGAATTTGTACTCGTGCCTATACGTATGGTTTCACCTCCGTTTTCGCCTAAATCCGGACGGTGACCAAAGAAATTATGATCTATACGATGGTTGTTTTCTAAGTGGGCACCTCCTTTTAACCAAACAACCAGAGTTGTGCCTTTATTTGTTTTACCTGTAAAATTGCAATGATCTATTCGATTATTTCTTCCCCATAAGTCTACCCAATGTGTATTAAAACTGCGATCCGATGGATTAAAATAAGAAACAGTACAATTGGTCAATCTTGAGTTATAAGCAAATTCTTTAGAATTTTTTCGAAACGAAATAACAGATTTGGAGCTAGGTGTACCATCTTTAAACCACAGGCCATCAACCACCAAGTACTTTCCGTAAATGTTCATTTTCGAATCTCCGGTTATGATTACTTTCCCGGGAGTTTCTGCCTTAACTGTAATCGGGCTTTCTTTTTTTCCAATTCCAAAAACCTTTAAATAAACATTTTTCCATTCCCCATTCTTCATAATAATTGTTGATCCCGGGTTAGCTTTTTTGATGGCAGTATTAAACTCATTAAGATTAGTTACTAAGGTTTGCGAATAAATAGTTGAACTTATCAAGGAACTTGATAAAAGGATAAAGAAAAATTTCATAATAAACTGGTTCACCAGATTGGTTTACCAAATATATAAATAAAAACAACATGAACAAACTATAACTTATCTTTACAAAACTTATGTGACCCGTCCTGAAATATGTATACAAAAAACAACAAGTATATGTATAAAAATGATGGATATGTAAGACGTTATAGTGAGAGTTTTAAACTCAAAGTATTAGCAGAACTTACCAAAGGAAACCATTCCAAAAGACAAATTGCCTTAACTTACGGCATACAATCTAGTACGATAAACGTATGGATTAAAAAATATGACCGTAAAGATTTAATGAACACCCGTGTAACCGTGCAAACAGACGACGAATTATCCCGTATTAAAGCCCTTC
This window of the Flavobacteriaceae bacterium genome carries:
- a CDS encoding MFS transporter, which codes for MKIKGLRWWIIGLVCLATIINYIDRAALGIMWPEMSKDLGLTKEAYAWIINIFTITYAAGKFISGKVYDKVGTKIGFVLSIFFWSLASILHFFAKGAASLGIFRGLLGVAEAGNWPGAVKNNAEWFPIKERGLAQGIFNAGAAIGSIIAAPTISELFGVYGWKVTFIIIGVLGFLWIIPWLIINKKQPKDHPWITDEEKRHIISGRLEGRQNDDSKSLSVLEILSKKESWGVITARFFIEPIWWLFVFWMPIYLSDQFGFNVKEIGYYAWFPYVGAMLGSLAGGWYVKKLMNSSSLDKSRKKVISIGALIIVISILGAIFLADTPEKFVSFVFVVLFGFQFSISNIQTIPSDLLNGKSVGTLAGLGGSIGAVSVIIMNWLIPKITVDSYTPAFIILAVLAPLSVMSIYVLIKEIRPIENNNN
- a CDS encoding SDR family oxidoreductase → MSKSEGKIAIVTGATSGIGFEVAKRLGKDGCIAILNGIDHEAGAEKVAALTAEGITAEYYGFDVTDEEAVTENISKIGEKYGKIDTLVNNAGGLGGRSRFEDMTTEFYRSVMALNLDSTFFASRAAIPFLKKGTNPSIINYTSNAGWNAGGPGAGIYGTSKAGVHAITRALAKDLAEYGIRVNAVSPGTIDTPFHTQIKTTKPEVFASWKNNIMLGRLGQPEEVASVVSFLASEDAAFITAETIQIGGGQALGI
- a CDS encoding sugar kinase translates to MKKVVTFGEIMLRLAPPGFLRFSQTNNFDVVYGGGESNVAVSLANYGVPVDFVTRLPNNDIGQCAMMEMRKRGVGVDKIIYGGDRLGIYFLETGAVSRGSKVVYDRAHSAMSEVKAGMVDWEEVFTNVRWFHWTGITPAISQGAADVCLEAVKVASKLGVTISTDLNYRAKLWKYGGDREAIMTELTSYCDIILGNEEDTEKHFGIHPEGLDVHKHGHNVKAEAFLSVCKQMMKKFPRAKKVITTLRGSISASHNTWAGVMYDGTTMYESPQYQITDIVDRVGGGDSFMGGLIYGLLKYPDNDQNALNFAVAASCLKHTIKGDANLVTVAEVEKLMDGDASGRVAR
- a CDS encoding bifunctional 4-hydroxy-2-oxoglutarate aldolase/2-dehydro-3-deoxy-phosphogluconate aldolase; this encodes MAKFSRITVAMVMEKTGFVPLFYNDDIEISKKVVKVCYDGGARLLEFTNRGDFAHEIFSELNKYALKELPGMILGAGSVTDAGTASLYMQLGANFIVTPVLREDIALVCNRKKVLWSPGCGSLTEIAKAEELGCEIVKLFPGGIYGPDFVKAIKGPCQWTSIMPTGGVSPTRENLEAWFKAGVTCVGMGSKLMVKKEDETYDYDKIQTLTKNSLAIIAELKSKN
- a CDS encoding LacI family DNA-binding transcriptional regulator, encoding MSSITIKEISSISGYSVSTVSKALNDGYEVKEKHIQIWIRLYRFCAIKPCKSKQYELD
- a CDS encoding transposase yields the protein MYKNDGYVRRYSESFKLKVLAELTKGNHSKRQIALTYGIQSSTINVWIKKYDRKDLMNTRVTVQTDDELSRIKALQKELKQLKDLLIKKDLDKLVNDSYLEVAAENLGYKNVEELKKNLNIKP